In the Podospora pseudocomata strain CBS 415.72m chromosome 5, whole genome shotgun sequence genome, one interval contains:
- a CDS encoding hypothetical protein (EggNog:ENOG503P7RQ) — MDQITTSLATITTSHLSIHKIMKYLTLLLAAVGLASATAIPVIEERDVQTVSIKFKGGPAEYSLTLPADGSEVFTNNVLSISIIESSYYISGFCTFYTDGEKALQQGISSGGLNQLFVGPPQPIKSVRCQGFCLPVYGDCYRNGQYVGPCCNGFCAANKCRPWVNPYTGN; from the exons ATGGACCAGATTACAACATCTCTTGCAACGATTACAACATCTCACTTGAGCATACACAAAATCATGAAGTAtctcacccttctcctcgccgccgtcggGCTGGCCTCTGCTACCGCAATCCCCGTCATCGAGGAGCGCGACGTTCAGACTGTCTCTATTAAGTTTAAGGGTGGTCCGGCGGAGTATTCCTTGACCTTGCCTGCTGATGGTTCGGAGGTTTTCACCA ACAAcgtcctctccatctccatcatcgaATCGTCTTACTACATCTCCGGCTTCTGCACCTTCTACACCGACGGCGAGAAGGCCCTGCAGCAGGGTATCTCCTCTGGAGGCCTGAACCAGCTGTTTGTCGGCCCGCCGCAGCCGATCAAGAGCGTGAGGTGCCAGGGCTTCTGCTTGCCTGTGTATGGAGACTGCTATCGCAATGGGCAGTATGTGGGACCTTGCTGCAATGGATTCTGTGCTGCAAATAAGTGCAGACCCTGGGTCAACCCTTATACTGGGAATTAG